The following proteins are co-located in the Camelina sativa cultivar DH55 chromosome 12, Cs, whole genome shotgun sequence genome:
- the LOC104731545 gene encoding uncharacterized protein LOC104731545 has translation MAFSRHIPDGKTAATTTVTKKKSEVPTPPPNCCVTCLVRLIRKLKRKGKLLLATTARRQGRSLQCRYDPMSYSLNFDEGACGSLPGDEDYYFRFYAFSSRYVTNTIKKKPSLPRESFSTASHEF, from the coding sequence ATGGCATTTTCCCGACATATACCTGACGGCAAGACCGCCGCCACAACCACCGTTACTAAGAAGAAGTCCGAGGTCCCAACTCCGCCGCCTAACTGCTGCGTCACGTGCCTTGTGAGACTCATCAGAAAACTGAAGAGAAAAGGGAAGTTGTTGCTGGCTACGACGGCTCGGAGACAAGGGAGATCGTTGCAATGCCGGTACGATCCAATGAGCTATTCACTCAACTTCGACGAAGGCGCGTGTGGTTCACTTCCCGGTGATGAGGATTATTACTTTCGGTTCTATGCATTTTCTTCGAGATACGTTACTAATACTATCAAAAAGAAACCATCACTTCCACGTGAATCCTTCTCTACCGCTTCACATGAATTCTAA